The Phaeobacter gallaeciensis DSM 26640 genomic sequence CCCCTGCGGGGGCGAGTTCCACTGCCATGGTGCGGGTGGCGGTGATCATCCAGCCCTTGGAGGCATTGTACCAGTTGAGGTTGGGACGCGGAGAAATGCCAGCGGTGGACGCCACATTGAGGATCGCGCCGGACTGGCGGGATTTCATATGCGGCACCAGCGCACGGGCAGTGAGGTAGACGGATTTCATATTCACGGCAAAGACTCGGTCGAAGTCGTCTTCGCTAACCTCTTCTAGCGCGGTGGGCAGATGGCTGACACCGGCGTTGTTGACCAGAATGTCGACCTGTCCGAAGTGATTGAGCGCTGCCTGCGCCATCTGATCGACTGAGGCGCGATCAGAAACATCGACGGTCTGGGCGATGGCCTGGTCAGTTCCATAGGTTTCATTGGCATCCGCCGCCGCCGTGGTTGCGGCGTTGCCATTGATATCGGCAATCATCACCCGCGCGCCCTCTGCCAGGAATTTGGTGACGATCCCGGCGCCAAAGCCCGAGGCCCCGCCAGTTACAATGGCGCATTTTCCTGCCAGCCGCATGTGTTCTCTCCCCGATTGACTTGGCGGCAGCTTGGCTGAGCGCGGCGGGCAGTGCAATTGCCTGTGTTAGTCTAGGTCGATCTTACCGCGCGTCGCTTTGACATCACTGCGCTGGCGTTTGGCATCGAGGCGGCGGCGCACGGAGCCGCGTGTGGGTTTGGTGGCGATGCGGCGCTTGGGGGCGACCAGTGCCTGACGGATCAGCTCTGCCAGCCGCTCACGGACCAGATCGCGATTGCGTTGCTGCGAGCGGGTTTCATCGCATTGCAGGATGATGGCGCCCTCTTTGGTCCAGCGGCGCCCGGCCAGTCGTTTCAGGCGGGATTTTATCGCGGGTGTCAGCGCCGGGGAGCGCGCCGCCTCGAATCGCAATTCAACAGCTGAGGAGACCTTGTTCACGTTCTGCCCACCGGGACCGGAGGCGCGCATGAAGCTTTCGGTCAGTTCCCAGTCCTGCAGGGCGATGGTGTCGGTGATACGCAACATGAGAGGGAGCATAAGCCCGCTGTCCCGGGAGGTCCAAGCGAAAGCCGGGGCCGCGTTGGCCACTGTGGGCTCTGCGACACGCAAAAAGGGCCGCCCCTTGCGAGGCGGCCCTTTCCGAAAGTCTGTAAGAGCAAAGGCAGGTTAGGGTCTGCGACCCAGCCGGATGGCTGCTGCCAGAGAGGGCTGCCTCAGAGGCCCGCCGCTCCGGTTGTTGCTACGCCTTGCTCCAATACCTTTCTTGACACTGGATCACCTCCTTTTCTCTTTGTTTCCGTTACCTTTGATGGTGGCACGGAACGGGCGGATCTCCAAATAAAAACTGCAGTGTTCTTATTTATGGTGTCAGTTCAGGTGCCAGCAGAGCGGTCAGTGGGCCGCGGCCTTGGCGCGGGTCAGGCGGGCCACGATCAGGCGGAAGGGCACCAGAGCCAGCAGCGCCAGCGCGACTTTCACGCCCCAGTCGGCCACGGCGAGTGAGACCCAGAGGGGGGCGACGGGACCGGTGCCGAGAATCGGCAACATGTCACCGGCCCAGCTGACGTCATTGCCGGGTTCCAGCCAGACCAGCGCGCCGGAAAAGGCGATGCTGAAGAACAGCGCGGTGTCGACGGAGGCCCCGATCAGGGTGGAGGCCAGCGGCGCCCGCCACCAGGCACCATTGCGCAGGGCGGTAAAGATCGAGACGTCCAGCAGCTGTGCGGTGAGGAACGCGAGACCAGAGGCAATGGCGATGCGCAGGGTCACCAGCGGGCCGAATTCGCCCATGATCTGCGTGCCGATCAGCGAGCAGATGACGCCGACGACAAAACCGGCCAGAACCACCCGGCGGGCGGGGCCGGTGCCATAGACGCGGTTGGTCACATCGGTGACGAGAAAGGCGATGGGGTAGGTGAAGGCGCCCCAGGTTAGCCATTGGCCGAACAGGAATTGCACCAGAATGTTGGAGGCCACAACAACGGCGGCCATGGCAAGGATGCCAGGTAGATAAGAGCGTGTCATTTTGTAGTCCGTTTTTTAGACAAGGTCGCGGAGACTTGTTTCGCTGATGCGAAAGATCAGGCCCAATAGCGGAAAAGTCGCAGTTTGGGCAAGGGTTTTGTCAGGGGGCTCGCCTGTGCTGGTGCCTGCGCGGGGTGTATGAGGAACTAGGGTCAGGACCCATTAATCCTGCACCTCTGGTTTGACTGATTTTGTCTCTGACAAGGAACAGATCTGCAGGAATAGTGGTTCTATTTCAAGGAGATGTGACGCAGCTCAGAGGCAAAATCAGCCAAATCCCCGGACGTGCGAACCGCTGCAAAGCAGCGGCTTTGAACGCTTGGAATTGACACCGCCAGTCCTGGCGCGCTCAAAACCACTGCTTTTTTGCCGTTCGCGCGCCAGCGATGCAGGATTAATGGGTCCTGACCCTAGTCGGGCAGGCGGTATTCTACCAGCTCGGTGCGTTGCAGCGATTTGAAATTGTCGTCGGAGACCATGGTGGCGCGCAGCGCGCCAGTTTGATCACGCCAGATCGACACGCCTTCCAGATTGTCGTGCAGCCCGAGGCCGGTTTCCAGCAATGCAACCTCGCCGCTGATGCCATCCGGGGTGAGATCCCAACGCCGCAGACGGCTGCGAAACCCGATCAGGCCGAAGTTGCGTTCCAAGAGGTAGAAACGCCCGTCAGGCCCGAAATCCGCCCCCACGGGGAGGAAGTTGCCCCGGCTGGGCAGCACGAAAGGGCGGTCCCAGCGGATCCCGTTCCAGCGCCAGACCGGGATATCGCCTGATTTGGTCAGGGCGCGTTCCGGCAGGGTGTAGAGATGGCCCTTGGTGTCGATGGCCAATGCCTCAAGCGCCTTGTTCAGGGGCAGGCGGCGGAAGGCTTTGGGGCGGGGCAGGACCTCGGCACGGCTGTCGCCCTGGCGGTGGCGGGCCACGCGT encodes the following:
- a CDS encoding queuosine precursor transporter, which gives rise to MTRSYLPGILAMAAVVVASNILVQFLFGQWLTWGAFTYPIAFLVTDVTNRVYGTGPARRVVLAGFVVGVICSLIGTQIMGEFGPLVTLRIAIASGLAFLTAQLLDVSIFTALRNGAWWRAPLASTLIGASVDTALFFSIAFSGALVWLEPGNDVSWAGDMLPILGTGPVAPLWVSLAVADWGVKVALALLALVPFRLIVARLTRAKAAAH
- a CDS encoding SDR family oxidoreductase; its protein translation is MRLAGKCAIVTGGASGFGAGIVTKFLAEGARVMIADINGNAATTAAADANETYGTDQAIAQTVDVSDRASVDQMAQAALNHFGQVDILVNNAGVSHLPTALEEVSEDDFDRVFAVNMKSVYLTARALVPHMKSRQSGAILNVASTAGISPRPNLNWYNASKGWMITATRTMAVELAPAGVRVNAINPVAGETPLLKTFMGEDTPEIRAKFLSTIPIGRFSTPEDMGNAACYLCSDEASMVTGVALEVDGGRCI
- a CDS encoding esterase-like activity of phytase family protein produces the protein MRRRSAIKLSLGVVTALGLALTALLAYRPVASAAQPGGAQFIAAYRWTHPAKWFGGFSALSLSADGRQMTVVSDRATIVTARIERSPDAMQPIKAVTPTEAHRLRASDGAILRGRIVDAEGLAVARDGTLFISFEGVSRVARHRQGDSRAEVLPRPKAFRRLPLNKALEALAIDTKGHLYTLPERALTKSGDIPVWRWNGIRWDRPFVLPSRGNFLPVGADFGPDGRFYLLERNFGLIGFRSRLRRWDLTPDGISGEVALLETGLGLHDNLEGVSIWRDQTGALRATMVSDDNFKSLQRTELVEYRLPD
- the arfB gene encoding alternative ribosome rescue aminoacyl-tRNA hydrolase ArfB, which produces MLRITDTIALQDWELTESFMRASGPGGQNVNKVSSAVELRFEAARSPALTPAIKSRLKRLAGRRWTKEGAIILQCDETRSQQRNRDLVRERLAELIRQALVAPKRRIATKPTRGSVRRRLDAKRQRSDVKATRGKIDLD